The following coding sequences lie in one Hyphomonas adhaerens MHS-3 genomic window:
- a CDS encoding alpha-amylase family glycosyl hydrolase translates to MSESERPWWRGAVLYQIYPRSYLDTNGDGIGDLPGITQKLDYIASLGVDGIWISPFFASPMKDFGYDVSDYCAVDPIFGALEDFDQLLDRAHGYGLKVIIDQVYAHTSDEHAWFTESRQSRNNPKADWYVWQDPKPDGTPPNNWQAVFGGAAWTWDARRQQYFLHNFLPEQPQLNVHNPDVQDALLATARFWLDRGVDGFRLDAINFAMHDRAFRDNPPWDPAGRTISRPFDLQRREFNQSQPEVPEFLKRVRELTDEYGDRYTVAEVASDNPLPTMRSYTQGDDRLTAAYSFDFLYAQTLTAKRVRRSQGNWTGSLEEGWPSWEFSNHDAPRCVSRWYDGPDRPRFAKLTNALLLCLRGNPILYQGEELGLTQVDVPFEALQDPEAIANWPRTLGRDGARTPMPWEEGAPNAGFSQAKPWLPVGADHPRLSVGVQEEDRESVLNFTRRLLDIRKGSPALKWGDVSFVESPEPLLIMVRSSDTETVTCLFNLGASSVEIPEAVQLDGTVLIQSEGLETPLGRDLPPYSFVILRR, encoded by the coding sequence ATGAGCGAGTCAGAACGACCCTGGTGGCGCGGCGCCGTCCTGTACCAGATCTATCCGCGGTCCTATCTCGATACCAATGGGGATGGCATAGGCGATCTGCCGGGGATTACGCAGAAGCTGGATTATATCGCCTCGCTCGGCGTGGATGGCATCTGGATCTCTCCTTTCTTCGCGTCGCCGATGAAGGATTTCGGCTATGATGTCTCAGACTATTGTGCCGTCGATCCGATCTTCGGCGCGCTGGAAGACTTTGACCAGCTTCTGGACCGTGCGCATGGATATGGGCTGAAGGTGATTATCGATCAGGTCTACGCTCACACATCGGATGAACATGCCTGGTTCACGGAATCCCGCCAGAGCCGGAATAATCCGAAGGCGGACTGGTATGTGTGGCAGGATCCGAAACCGGACGGGACACCGCCGAATAATTGGCAGGCCGTATTCGGCGGCGCCGCGTGGACATGGGATGCCCGGCGCCAGCAATATTTCTTGCATAATTTTCTACCCGAACAGCCGCAGCTGAATGTGCACAATCCGGACGTTCAGGACGCCTTGCTGGCGACAGCGCGTTTCTGGCTGGACCGGGGCGTGGACGGCTTCCGGCTGGATGCGATCAACTTCGCCATGCACGACAGGGCCTTCCGCGACAATCCGCCGTGGGATCCGGCGGGCAGAACGATCTCCCGTCCGTTTGATCTGCAACGGCGGGAGTTTAATCAGTCCCAGCCGGAGGTTCCGGAATTCCTGAAGCGCGTTCGCGAACTGACAGACGAATACGGTGACCGCTACACCGTTGCCGAAGTCGCGAGTGACAACCCCTTGCCGACAATGCGGTCTTATACTCAGGGGGATGACCGGCTGACCGCAGCCTACAGTTTCGATTTCCTGTATGCGCAGACATTGACGGCCAAACGCGTTCGCAGGTCGCAAGGCAACTGGACCGGATCACTGGAAGAGGGATGGCCGTCTTGGGAGTTTTCGAACCATGACGCGCCGCGCTGCGTCAGCCGATGGTATGATGGGCCGGACAGGCCCCGGTTTGCGAAACTCACAAACGCGCTGCTGCTTTGCCTGCGGGGAAATCCGATCCTGTATCAGGGGGAGGAGCTGGGCCTGACGCAGGTGGATGTGCCGTTCGAGGCGCTGCAGGACCCGGAAGCCATCGCGAACTGGCCGCGGACGCTGGGGCGCGACGGCGCGCGGACGCCGATGCCCTGGGAAGAAGGTGCCCCGAATGCAGGTTTCTCGCAGGCCAAACCCTGGTTGCCGGTGGGCGCGGACCATCCCCGCCTGTCGGTTGGTGTGCAGGAGGAAGACCGGGAATCTGTCTTGAACTTCACGCGAAGATTACTGGATATCCGCAAGGGGAGCCCGGCCCTGAAATGGGGGGATGTCTCTTTTGTCGAAAGTCCGGAGCCGTTGCTCATCATGGTCCGCTCCTCCGACACTGAAACGGTGACCTGTCTCTTCAATCTCGGTGCTTCTTCCGTCGAGATTCCGGAAGCGGTTCAATTGGACGGCACCGTTCTGATTCAGTCCGAAGGGCTGGAGACGCCGCTGGGCAGGGATTTGCCGCCATATTCATTCGTGATCCTGAGGCGCTGA
- the zwf gene encoding glucose-6-phosphate dehydrogenase, with translation MAKFIPVDPFDIVIFGGTGDLSRRKLLPALFHRWLDGQIPENSAIVGTARSDLDDKAYRAMARDACEKATGENWDDKEWKKFEKLIHYVSIDATSAKADWPTLKSKLTMDGERACVFYLATAPSLYVAICNALGREGLAEGNTRVVLEKPIGTDLESARAINDGVGAVFSERQVFRIDHYLGKETVQNLMVLRFGNILFEPLWSRNYIDHVQITVAEDLGLEGRADYYDRSGALRDMVQNHMLQLLCLTAMEPPNQLEDDDVRTEKIKVLNALMPIHGEAAKKQTVRGQYKAGMKGGEAVRGYADELSGEDKSDTETFVAIKAGIDNWRWAGVPFYLRTGKRMSHRHSDIVIQFKKTPHSLFGEGNDMANRLVIRLQPDEGVRLFVQIKEPGPGGLRVKSMPLNLSYAESFTVRYPDAYERLLMDVVRGNLSLFMRKDEVEAAWAWVDSLIEAWEQAGDAPEPYPAGSDGPLAAAMLMDRDDRAWWEGL, from the coding sequence ATGGCCAAATTCATACCGGTCGATCCCTTCGACATCGTTATTTTCGGGGGAACGGGTGACCTGTCCCGCCGGAAGCTCCTGCCGGCGCTCTTCCACAGGTGGCTCGACGGCCAGATTCCCGAGAATAGTGCCATCGTCGGAACGGCCCGGTCCGATCTCGACGACAAGGCCTATCGTGCAATGGCGCGTGACGCATGTGAGAAGGCCACAGGTGAAAACTGGGACGACAAGGAATGGAAAAAGTTCGAGAAGCTGATCCATTACGTCTCGATTGACGCGACCAGCGCCAAAGCCGACTGGCCGACGCTGAAATCCAAACTGACCATGGATGGTGAGCGGGCCTGCGTTTTCTATCTGGCGACCGCGCCCAGCCTGTATGTCGCCATCTGCAACGCGCTCGGCCGGGAAGGTCTGGCGGAAGGGAACACCCGCGTTGTGCTTGAGAAGCCGATCGGGACGGATCTCGAATCGGCCCGGGCGATCAATGATGGGGTCGGCGCCGTATTCTCCGAACGCCAAGTGTTCCGCATCGACCATTATCTTGGCAAGGAAACGGTCCAGAATCTGATGGTTTTGCGGTTCGGCAATATCCTGTTCGAGCCGCTCTGGTCACGAAACTATATCGATCACGTCCAGATCACGGTCGCGGAAGACCTCGGCCTGGAGGGACGTGCCGACTACTATGACCGCTCCGGTGCTTTGCGTGACATGGTGCAGAACCATATGCTGCAGCTGCTTTGCCTCACGGCGATGGAACCGCCGAACCAGCTGGAGGATGATGACGTCCGCACAGAGAAGATCAAGGTGCTCAATGCGCTGATGCCGATTCACGGAGAAGCTGCGAAAAAGCAAACTGTGCGTGGCCAGTACAAGGCGGGCATGAAGGGGGGAGAAGCTGTCCGGGGCTATGCGGATGAGCTATCCGGCGAAGACAAGAGCGATACCGAGACCTTTGTTGCGATCAAGGCCGGGATCGACAATTGGCGGTGGGCCGGCGTGCCGTTTTATTTGCGCACCGGCAAGCGGATGTCTCACCGTCATTCCGATATTGTGATCCAGTTCAAGAAAACGCCGCATTCCCTGTTTGGCGAAGGTAATGATATGGCGAACAGGCTGGTGATCCGCCTGCAGCCGGACGAAGGTGTGCGCCTGTTCGTGCAGATCAAGGAGCCCGGACCCGGCGGCCTGCGCGTCAAGTCCATGCCGCTGAACCTTTCTTATGCGGAGAGTTTCACGGTGCGCTATCCAGATGCCTATGAGCGCCTGCTGATGGATGTGGTGCGCGGCAACCTGTCCCTGTTCATGCGCAAGGATGAAGTTGAAGCTGCCTGGGCGTGGGTCGACTCTCTCATCGAGGCCTGGGAGCAGGCCGGCGATGCACCAGAGCCGTATCCGGCTGGGAGCGATGGCCCACTGGCCGCGGCCATGCTGATGGACCGTGACGACCGGGCCTGGTGGGAAGGATTGTAG
- the pgl gene encoding 6-phosphogluconolactonase codes for MKHELTRFDTRDAALDFAARFVAGGLERAITDRGRADFMTSGGSTPGPLFDRLSDWDLPWECVSVGLVDERWVPLNHDFSNEALVRTRLLKGRAGAAGLIPMKTSAAEPGEVVADRNAAYAPHCAPADVLLLGMGGDGHTASWFPGSKGLEAALAPANDETIAAIDATGCPGAGLNTQRLTLTGPAVTSARMALMLLFGDEKLDILERALVSDPLDMPVRYAIDKLGPRLTIIWAP; via the coding sequence ATGAAGCATGAGCTGACCCGCTTCGACACGCGCGATGCCGCGCTGGATTTCGCCGCTAGATTTGTTGCTGGCGGGCTTGAGCGTGCCATCACTGACCGGGGGCGTGCAGATTTCATGACGTCCGGCGGTTCTACGCCGGGGCCGTTGTTTGACCGGCTTTCGGATTGGGACCTGCCATGGGAATGCGTGAGTGTCGGTCTGGTGGATGAACGCTGGGTGCCGCTGAACCACGATTTTTCCAATGAGGCGCTGGTTCGGACGCGTCTGCTGAAGGGGCGTGCGGGGGCGGCAGGGCTCATCCCGATGAAGACCAGCGCAGCCGAGCCCGGCGAAGTGGTGGCAGACAGAAACGCAGCTTATGCACCGCATTGCGCGCCGGCAGATGTGCTGCTGCTCGGAATGGGCGGCGACGGACACACGGCGAGCTGGTTTCCCGGGTCCAAAGGACTGGAGGCCGCGCTGGCGCCCGCGAACGATGAAACAATTGCAGCGATTGATGCAACCGGTTGCCCCGGTGCGGGGTTGAATACTCAGCGGCTGACACTAACCGGACCGGCGGTCACGTCCGCGCGCATGGCGTTGATGTTGCTGTTCGGTGATGAGAAGCTGGACATTCTGGAGCGCGCGCTCGTGTCAGACCCGCTCGACATGCCGGTCCGTTACGCCATCGATAAACTCGGTCCGCGTCTCACAATCATATGGGCACCCTAG
- the edd gene encoding phosphogluconate dehydratase, with translation MTKLHPKIAEVTERIRLRSAEPRAAYLEMIRSRRPKGFARQRLTEGNLAHASAGCAVIEKTHLLGAGWPNIGIITAYNDMLSAHAPFEHYPELIREGAREVNAVAQVAGGVPAMCDGVTQGQQGMELSLFSRDVIAMASAVGLSHDVFDAALHLGVCDKIVPGLVIAALRFGWIPSIFVPAGPMPSGLPNPEKIRIRQLFAEGKVDRSALLEAEAESYHAQGTCTFYGTANSNQMLMEVMGFHLPGAAFTNPGTPLRTALTKAAAHRAAEITAQGDNYLPAGEIIDERSIVNGIVGLMATGGSTNHALHIPAMAAAAGLVVTLEDFEDISHVTPLLTRIYPNGPADVNHFHAAGGMGFIVRELLGAGLLNGDAQGVAGPISDYSHEPFLDGDKVAWRPAPEESGDLEIIRPASDPFSSDGGLRLMTGPLGRGVSKVSAVKPEKRVLEAPAMVFESQEALKEAFEAGRLDRDFVAVVRFQGPAANGMPELHSLTPPLGVLQDRGFKVALVTDGRMSGASGKVPSAIHVSPEAARGGPLARVRDGDMIVFDAENGTLDIKVDPSEFAAREPAEFRPNTSSVGLGREMFSYFRQMSGTADTGASQFDFVAEGD, from the coding sequence ATGACCAAACTGCACCCGAAAATCGCCGAAGTGACAGAACGCATTCGTCTGAGATCTGCAGAGCCACGCGCAGCCTATCTTGAAATGATCCGTTCACGGCGCCCGAAAGGGTTTGCCCGCCAGCGGCTCACAGAAGGAAACCTGGCGCACGCATCGGCCGGGTGCGCCGTGATAGAAAAGACCCATCTTCTCGGCGCTGGCTGGCCGAACATCGGTATCATCACAGCCTATAATGATATGCTGTCGGCGCATGCGCCGTTCGAGCACTATCCGGAACTCATCCGCGAAGGCGCGCGCGAAGTGAATGCCGTGGCCCAGGTGGCTGGCGGTGTTCCGGCGATGTGCGATGGGGTCACGCAAGGCCAGCAGGGAATGGAGCTGTCGCTGTTTTCGCGGGATGTCATCGCGATGGCATCTGCGGTGGGCCTCAGCCATGATGTCTTCGACGCGGCCCTGCATCTCGGGGTCTGTGACAAGATCGTTCCCGGTCTTGTCATTGCGGCGCTGCGCTTTGGCTGGATACCGTCCATATTCGTCCCGGCCGGACCGATGCCGTCAGGCCTTCCGAATCCCGAAAAGATCCGTATCCGGCAGTTGTTCGCCGAAGGCAAGGTGGATCGCAGCGCATTGCTGGAAGCGGAGGCGGAAAGCTACCACGCGCAGGGCACCTGCACATTCTACGGAACGGCCAACTCCAATCAGATGCTGATGGAGGTCATGGGTTTCCACCTTCCGGGCGCGGCGTTCACCAATCCCGGCACGCCGCTTCGTACGGCGCTGACAAAGGCTGCTGCGCACCGTGCGGCCGAGATCACGGCGCAGGGAGATAATTATTTGCCCGCGGGCGAAATCATAGATGAGCGCTCCATCGTCAACGGCATCGTCGGGCTGATGGCGACCGGCGGGTCCACCAATCATGCGCTCCACATCCCGGCCATGGCCGCTGCGGCCGGCCTTGTCGTGACGCTGGAGGACTTTGAAGATATCAGCCACGTCACGCCCTTGCTGACCCGGATCTATCCGAATGGCCCCGCAGACGTGAATCATTTCCACGCGGCGGGTGGCATGGGGTTCATTGTACGTGAACTCCTTGGGGCGGGTCTGCTCAATGGTGACGCACAAGGCGTGGCAGGGCCAATCTCTGATTACTCTCATGAGCCGTTCCTGGATGGTGACAAGGTGGCGTGGCGCCCGGCACCGGAGGAAAGCGGCGACCTGGAGATCATCCGGCCTGCCAGCGATCCATTTTCTTCTGATGGGGGGCTTCGATTGATGACGGGTCCGCTGGGGCGTGGGGTTTCCAAGGTCTCTGCCGTCAAACCGGAGAAACGGGTGCTCGAGGCGCCGGCCATGGTATTCGAATCCCAGGAGGCTCTGAAGGAAGCGTTCGAGGCGGGCCGCCTGGATCGCGACTTTGTCGCTGTTGTCCGCTTTCAGGGGCCGGCGGCAAACGGCATGCCGGAACTTCATAGTCTGACGCCGCCTCTGGGGGTCTTGCAGGACAGGGGATTCAAGGTGGCACTGGTGACAGATGGCCGAATGTCAGGGGCCAGCGGCAAGGTGCCGTCGGCAATTCATGTCAGCCCGGAAGCCGCGCGCGGCGGCCCGCTCGCGCGCGTCCGTGATGGCGACATGATCGTTTTCGATGCGGAAAACGGAACGCTCGATATCAAAGTCGACCCGTCAGAATTTGCGGCACGTGAACCGGCCGAGTTCCGGCCGAATACGTCCTCGGTTGGGTTGGGCCGCGAGATGTTTTCCTATTTCCGCCAGATGAGCGGAACTGCGGATACGGGTGCAAGCCAGTTCGATTTCGTTGCCGAGGGGGACTGA
- a CDS encoding glucokinase, protein MSEDVLVGDVGGTHVRFAIARRQDGRIVADNFEKFAGDDFARFDDVLRAYLDRTHARVGQACFAMAGPVQHGSVTLTNRGWHVSEQELQAGFGFDDVRLINDFTAMARAVPEFEHCSFESILPGEPEPEAPKIVAGPGTGFGVATLFHDCGNWHVLTGEGGHIAFAPRTDLEWQLNKILLQKFGYVSNELVSSGTGLAPVHEAFCEIYDRPVEDLSPAEMRKRADEGDQMFYQLILIRACTVMGAVGDLTLANGALGGVVLAGGVTERIVDFLKTPEAIERFRERGPMSGFLEKCPVVLMHDPEAPLIGAAAYYDQELRT, encoded by the coding sequence TTGAGTGAAGATGTTTTGGTGGGAGATGTCGGCGGAACACATGTCCGCTTTGCCATCGCCCGCCGGCAGGACGGCAGGATTGTCGCCGATAATTTCGAGAAATTTGCGGGCGATGATTTCGCCCGGTTTGACGACGTGTTGCGTGCCTATCTGGACCGGACACATGCGCGTGTCGGCCAGGCTTGTTTCGCCATGGCGGGCCCTGTGCAGCACGGCAGCGTGACGCTTACCAATCGCGGCTGGCATGTTTCCGAACAGGAATTGCAGGCCGGGTTCGGCTTCGACGACGTTCGTCTCATCAATGATTTCACGGCGATGGCGCGCGCGGTACCCGAGTTCGAACACTGCAGTTTCGAATCGATCCTGCCGGGAGAACCGGAACCGGAAGCCCCAAAGATTGTTGCAGGGCCGGGAACCGGGTTCGGGGTCGCGACGCTGTTCCATGACTGCGGCAACTGGCATGTGCTGACCGGAGAGGGCGGACACATCGCCTTTGCCCCCCGCACAGACCTTGAATGGCAATTGAACAAGATCCTGCTTCAGAAATTCGGATACGTGTCGAACGAACTTGTGTCGTCCGGCACGGGACTGGCGCCGGTGCATGAAGCTTTCTGCGAAATATATGACCGTCCGGTTGAGGATCTGTCGCCTGCCGAAATGCGGAAGCGCGCAGATGAAGGCGATCAGATGTTCTACCAGCTCATCCTCATTCGCGCCTGTACGGTGATGGGCGCTGTGGGCGATCTCACGCTGGCCAATGGCGCATTGGGCGGCGTCGTGCTGGCGGGCGGCGTGACGGAACGGATTGTCGATTTCCTCAAAACGCCCGAAGCCATTGAACGCTTTCGAGAGCGCGGACCAATGAGCGGTTTTCTCGAGAAATGCCCGGTCGTGCTAATGCATGATCCGGAAGCGCCGTTGATCGGCGCGGCGGCCTACTACGATCAGGAGCTACGGACATGA
- the eda gene encoding bifunctional 4-hydroxy-2-oxoglutarate aldolase/2-dehydro-3-deoxy-phosphogluconate aldolase produces MTFSLTELKRAAAKAPVVPVLVIGSVEQAAPLAKALQDGGLTIAEVTLRTPAGIEAIAAMKAAVPELLVGAGTVLTGEDVRNSVEAGADFLVSPGMSPGLLNALGKYKPLMIPGVATASEAMCRHEEGFEMLKLFPASVAGGIPALKALAGPLPHLQFMPTGGIGAGEANDYLALPNVLAVGGSWIATRADVDSGDWAGISRKAREALSAISS; encoded by the coding sequence ATGACCTTCTCCCTCACGGAGCTGAAGCGCGCGGCCGCCAAGGCACCGGTTGTGCCGGTACTTGTGATCGGATCCGTGGAACAGGCCGCGCCGCTGGCGAAGGCGCTGCAGGATGGCGGTTTGACCATCGCGGAAGTGACGCTCCGGACGCCGGCGGGGATTGAGGCGATTGCGGCGATGAAGGCGGCGGTGCCGGAGCTGCTGGTCGGCGCTGGAACGGTGCTGACGGGAGAGGATGTGCGCAATTCGGTGGAGGCGGGGGCGGACTTCCTGGTCTCGCCGGGGATGAGCCCCGGGCTGCTGAACGCGCTGGGCAAGTATAAGCCGTTGATGATTCCAGGCGTGGCGACCGCCAGCGAGGCGATGTGCCGCCACGAGGAAGGCTTTGAAATGCTGAAGCTTTTTCCAGCCAGCGTGGCCGGCGGCATACCGGCGCTGAAGGCGCTGGCCGGGCCATTACCGCATCTTCAGTTCATGCCGACGGGCGGTATCGGTGCCGGCGAAGCCAATGATTACCTAGCCTTGCCGAACGTTCTGGCGGTTGGCGGATCATGGATCGCGACGCGGGCTGACGTCGATTCCGGCGACTGGGCAGGCATCTCGCGCAAGGCCAGGGAGGCACTTAGCGCGATCAGCTCATGA
- the purB gene encoding adenylosuccinate lyase, with the protein MIPRYTRPEMAAIWSPESRFGIWLEIETLAAEAMENLGIIPEGTTAAVREKAAFEVDRIDEIEREVKHDVIAFLTNVAEHVGEPARFLHLGMTSSDVLDTCLNVQMVRAADLLLTGIDRVLAALEKRAFEHKLTPTIGRSHGIHAEPTTFGVKLATFHAEFQRARTRLLIAREEVATCAISGAVGTFANIDPKIEAHVAEKLGLAIEPVSTQVIPRDRHAMYFAVLGVIASSVERLATEVRHLQRTEVLEAEEYFSAGQKGSSAMPHKRNPVLTENLTGLARLVRSAVTPALENVALWHERDISHSSVERGIGPDATVHLDFALHRLAGVVENLVVYPERMLKTLNSMGGLHNSQRILLALVEAGNSREDSYRMVQRNAMKTWGGEGPLLDLLQKDEEVMAKLTKEQLEDLFDLDYHFKQVDTIFERVFGRS; encoded by the coding sequence ATGATCCCCCGTTATACCCGTCCCGAAATGGCGGCCATCTGGTCACCTGAATCCCGCTTCGGTATCTGGCTCGAAATCGAGACCCTCGCCGCCGAAGCCATGGAAAATCTCGGCATCATCCCGGAAGGCACCACAGCCGCCGTCCGCGAGAAGGCCGCGTTCGAAGTGGACCGGATCGACGAGATCGAACGGGAAGTGAAACACGACGTCATCGCGTTCCTGACCAATGTCGCCGAACATGTCGGTGAACCTGCCCGCTTCCTGCACCTCGGCATGACCTCATCCGACGTGCTCGACACCTGCCTGAACGTGCAGATGGTGCGCGCCGCTGACCTGTTGCTGACCGGAATCGACCGCGTGCTCGCGGCCCTCGAAAAGCGGGCCTTCGAACACAAGCTGACCCCGACCATCGGGCGCAGCCATGGCATCCATGCCGAACCGACCACGTTCGGCGTCAAGCTGGCCACCTTCCATGCCGAATTCCAGCGGGCCCGCACGCGCCTGCTGATCGCCAGGGAAGAAGTCGCCACCTGCGCCATTTCCGGCGCGGTCGGCACCTTCGCCAATATCGACCCGAAAATCGAAGCCCACGTTGCCGAGAAGCTGGGCCTCGCCATCGAGCCCGTCTCGACGCAGGTCATCCCGCGCGACCGTCACGCCATGTACTTCGCCGTGCTGGGCGTGATTGCGTCTTCCGTCGAACGCCTTGCCACGGAAGTGCGCCACCTTCAGCGCACGGAAGTGCTGGAAGCCGAAGAATACTTCTCGGCTGGCCAGAAAGGCTCCTCGGCCATGCCGCACAAGCGCAACCCGGTGCTGACCGAGAACCTGACCGGCCTTGCCCGCCTCGTGCGCTCCGCCGTGACGCCGGCCCTCGAAAACGTTGCCCTCTGGCATGAACGCGATATCTCGCACTCCTCCGTCGAACGCGGCATCGGCCCGGACGCCACCGTCCACCTCGACTTTGCCCTGCACCGCCTGGCCGGGGTCGTGGAAAATCTCGTCGTCTATCCGGAGCGGATGCTGAAGACGCTGAACTCCATGGGCGGCCTGCACAATTCGCAGCGCATCCTGCTGGCCCTCGTCGAAGCCGGTAACAGCCGGGAAGATTCCTACCGGATGGTCCAGCGCAATGCGATGAAGACCTGGGGCGGCGAAGGCCCGCTTCTGGACCTGCTCCAGAAGGATGAGGAAGTGATGGCGAAACTGACGAAGGAACAGCTCGAGGACCTCTTTGACCTCGACTATCACTTCAAGCAGGTCGACACGATTTTCGAGCGCGTTTTCGGTCGCTCATAG
- a CDS encoding peptidoglycan-binding domain-containing protein codes for MSRILTLSAVSLVLVGTAAAQGTGESPPDAEPGACYARVLIPETYEIQTEQVLDQPEHTRARVIPATYETVVQRVLVKEQSLTYRVVPPVYEIETEQLLIVPEQTETVVIPAEYETFPEQVMVRPAYITWKPGAGLNGQLQPGEERVAPASGDVPRRVEVPAQYDTVSRTRLKSPERVETRVIPARIRTVERQVLREPARVVEEIVPAEYEEVEVQRLVTPEQQETIVVPATYKTVEKRTVTGGGTVEWQEVLCDSSATQPRIAEVQRALAAKGYNVQSDGVIGPATQNAMEDWQEKNGLPVGYLTIGTLESLGVSPE; via the coding sequence ATGAGCAGAATTCTCACCCTGTCGGCTGTTTCGCTGGTGCTGGTGGGCACCGCGGCAGCGCAAGGGACCGGGGAATCCCCGCCCGATGCCGAACCCGGGGCCTGTTATGCGCGGGTGCTGATCCCTGAAACCTATGAAATCCAGACCGAACAGGTTCTCGACCAGCCGGAACATACAAGGGCCCGTGTGATCCCCGCCACATATGAAACGGTTGTGCAGCGTGTGCTGGTGAAGGAGCAGTCGCTCACCTACCGGGTCGTGCCGCCCGTCTACGAGATCGAGACCGAACAGCTCCTCATTGTGCCGGAACAGACCGAAACAGTCGTGATTCCTGCAGAATACGAGACATTTCCCGAACAGGTCATGGTCCGTCCGGCTTATATAACCTGGAAGCCGGGCGCCGGGCTTAATGGCCAGCTGCAACCGGGAGAAGAGCGTGTCGCGCCCGCGTCCGGCGACGTGCCGCGCCGCGTCGAAGTCCCGGCCCAGTACGATACGGTGAGCCGAACGCGCCTGAAATCGCCCGAGCGCGTCGAAACACGCGTGATTCCCGCCCGAATCCGCACGGTTGAGCGTCAGGTCCTGCGGGAACCGGCCCGTGTGGTCGAGGAGATCGTTCCGGCCGAATACGAGGAGGTTGAAGTCCAACGCCTTGTGACGCCGGAACAACAGGAGACGATCGTCGTGCCGGCGACCTACAAGACCGTCGAGAAACGCACCGTGACCGGCGGCGGGACGGTGGAATGGCAGGAAGTGCTGTGCGATTCCAGCGCGACACAGCCCAGGATCGCCGAAGTCCAGCGGGCCCTGGCCGCGAAGGGCTACAACGTACAGTCTGATGGCGTTATCGGCCCGGCGACTCAGAATGCGATGGAAGACTGGCAGGAAAAGAACGGCCTGCCGGTGGGATACCTGACCATTGGCACCCTTGAGTCGCTTGGGGTTTCGCCCGAGTAG
- a CDS encoding NADH-quinone oxidoreductase subunit A encodes MERLALDYLPVIIFLVLGAVISGLFIVGSLLLAPSEPDPEKNSAYECGFNAFDDARMKFDVRFYLVAILFIIFDLEVAFLFPWAISLGKIGLLGFWSMVVFLGVLTVGFIYEWRRGALEWE; translated from the coding sequence ATCGAACGGCTGGCGCTCGACTATCTACCGGTGATCATCTTTCTGGTGCTCGGTGCCGTGATTTCGGGCCTTTTCATCGTTGGTTCATTGCTGCTCGCACCATCCGAGCCCGACCCCGAGAAGAACTCCGCCTATGAGTGCGGTTTCAACGCTTTCGACGACGCCCGTATGAAGTTTGACGTCCGGTTCTACCTGGTCGCCATTCTGTTCATCATCTTTGACCTCGAAGTGGCCTTCCTGTTCCCCTGGGCAATCAGCCTCGGCAAGATCGGCCTGCTTGGTTTCTGGTCGATGGTCGTCTTCCTGGGCGTTCTGACCGTTGGCTTCATCTACGAATGGCGCCGCGGCGCGCTGGAGTGGGAATAA
- a CDS encoding NuoB/complex I 20 kDa subunit family protein, which translates to MAPRRAGVGIMAGDFKTYALGGARSGVEGGFKPGQDDPFYSGLSDQLADKGYFTAAADDLISWARTGSLMWMTFGLACCAVEMMHAGNPRYDLERFGMAPRGSPRQSDVMIVAGTLTNKMAPALRKVYDQMPEPRYVISMGSCANGGGYYHYSYSVVRGCDRIVPVDIYIPGCPPTAEALVYGFLQLQKKIRREGSLER; encoded by the coding sequence ATGGCGCCGCGGCGCGCTGGAGTGGGAATAATGGCCGGAGACTTCAAGACATATGCTCTCGGCGGCGCCCGTTCGGGCGTCGAAGGCGGTTTCAAGCCCGGGCAGGACGATCCGTTCTATTCCGGCCTGTCCGACCAGCTGGCGGACAAGGGCTATTTCACGGCCGCGGCTGACGACCTGATTTCCTGGGCGCGGACCGGCTCGCTGATGTGGATGACCTTCGGTCTCGCCTGCTGCGCCGTTGAAATGATGCACGCGGGTAACCCGCGCTACGACCTTGAGCGTTTCGGCATGGCGCCGCGCGGCTCACCCCGCCAGTCGGATGTGATGATCGTTGCCGGCACGCTGACCAACAAAATGGCCCCGGCGCTGCGCAAGGTCTACGACCAGATGCCGGAGCCGCGTTACGTGATCTCCATGGGCAGCTGCGCCAATGGCGGCGGCTATTACCACTACAGCTACAGCGTTGTGCGCGGCTGTGACCGGATCGTGCCGGTCGATATCTATATTCCGGGCTGTCCGCCCACCGCTGAGGCTCTCGTGTACGGCTTCCTGCAGCTGCAGAAGAAGATCCGCCGGGAAGGCTCGCTGGAGCGCTAG